In Magnolia sinica isolate HGM2019 chromosome 16, MsV1, whole genome shotgun sequence, the genomic window tcatggatggaccattacCAAAAAAACCCCCAGATTGAACGATCCATCTTTGGCCTCTTTCAATAAGTTTTTCGAACTTTGCTATTATTTTAACCACATTTTCACACCATCAATCAAGATGTTAGGGTAGCAAGGACCATGTGACCCCACCAGCACAACCAAAGGATCTGAGGACACTGCATATCATGTAAGTCCTTGTTCTGCAACTTGCATGGCCTAGAAAAATTCATAAGAAATTCATTATCTAGCATTGAGGGAAAAAACCTACCCAATACAAAACCAGCAAGTGGGATACTGACAGCCAAGTGCTTCCTTGATCTTGGCCTTTCGTCTTTTTCCATAACCAGAAAAAGAACTTTCACTACCTGTGGAATCTCCCATAAGTAAATTATAGTTGTTTCACCAACAGAAACCAAATTTGTCAGAACTTAAATATGCAATGCACAGGTAGCAATGGCCATAATAGGATTACCCTGCAACGCAATCGGATGGGGTTGCTACATTCCAAACACTGATTCAACTGCGAAATTAAACTTGAAGAAACTATATCTGAGAAGTCCTCGTTTAAAATGTCTGAATTGGATGGTGGTGGAGAAATTCTGTCACCATCACGGTGAACAACCTCCTTTGCAGAGTTGATCACAATGAAAGATACAGAGGTCAACATCAGTTCACATCGCCTTCTGGAAGTTCTGTAATTGGACGGAGAAATAATCAACATTGagaaatttgtttttttaaaaaaaataaaataaataaaattatcagATAACAAAAGAGCTTTTGTAAAACCAGACAAATAAAGAAACCCCTTCTAAGACCAGATCCAGTGGGGATTGTTTAGACATAAAGTGAAACAACCTAAAATGGCAACCGCCAGCTTCATCTTCTCCCATCATTTGAATTTCTCATTAGGAACATTATTCAAAGAAATCAGCGCAAGTCGCTGAAGACTCCACAAAAAGCTCCTCCATCAAGCATAAGCCTCGCTGACCAACATTGTTATATTGTAAATGATTAATTCATCAGATTTGGATATTTGTGCATGACGTCTGACTGCCTATGTTTAGTCGACTGCTGACATATCCCAATAATCAGATCTATGGATACAATTAATGTAGATGGGGTTGCTTTGGCCACCTGATACACCCATGGAttttagtttctttttctttttctttttgtagttaACCATCTTTATTAACAGGAAAATGATACAAGAAGAGGAGGGGGGTCGCATCACCTTCCAAAACAAGAAAATCAAGGTAGAGGCATCAAAGGACCAATACAAAGCACCCCTCTGAACTTCCAAGCTAGGGAGTTGGTGACACTATCCTCTCAATGTGGGACAAGATGAATGTACCTCCTTAGTGCTAAATCTTCGATCTCATCCACAATCAATGTTAATCCCACACTCTTCAGACAGCATTGATATAGCCTACTCAATCATGTTCTTCAAGTCTCCTTCCCCAACCAAAACAACatgaaagaagacaaacaaaCAAATTCTTAAGAAAGATCTAAGAGCCTTAGCTTTGGGTTGGTAGCATTGCATCTTCCTTCCAGAGACCAAGTTTATGAGTTGTCACTTGACAGGTTTCAGACATGATTAATTGTTTGATCTTAAGAAAACCAAACCAGCTGGGTTCTGCTTTCATGATTGCTTGGAAAAAGTTCAACTACCAGATGCCAACGAAGCACCAGAATGTCTCACTCAATAAGCTTTTTGACCCCACGAAAATGTTCACAGAAAATGAAATTGAACAGAACTACCATCAAATCACCAAACGCTTCagttgattattattttttttgaaaggtttagTTACTTGAAAAATGAGATGTAGAAATAAGGCCTCAGTCCTCaaactttctatatatatatatatatatatatatatatatatagagagagagagagagagagagagagagagagagagagtcatgctcacctacgcacgtgcacacctttgcacacgtgtcatgggcgtccaatctgaacggtccatgtgatgcagaatcccatgaaaccccaagggacaaattttcaccctgatctaaaattttggtgggccatagcaaagagacatgcaaatcaagggaggaaactgttttcatttttcatggcccaccaaagttttggatcaaagtaaaaattgggcccgggGGGGTTCataaggtgctgcttcacgtgggccgtttagattttggagtcacatcatgtatgatgagttctcaaacgAGTTCTGTGCGAACTAGTGGGTAGTTGAGCAttcggccatatatatatatatatatatataataagcaGTTATAGGTAAGATAGCTAGAGAAAACAACATATATGTGGTTGAGCAGTCAAATGCCAACAtataaaggcctgtttggatatgaGGAATACACAGTGTGCACATGGATAACTTTAATGATTACATTTTCCAGAACTCTTCACCAGTAGATTCCCAAAAGGGTGGTCTGTTTGAATGGCAAGCAGAAATCCCATTTCTCATTAGGCAATAGTCACCTTGTATCTTCTGCCAACAGTGGATAACTCTAATGATTACTACGTGAAATCCACGGTTTCTTTGCAATCCAAATAGCAGTGAATGTCAAATCAAGCGAAAGCCAATTGTTTTCCTGTAAATTCCTCATATCCAAACAGGTCCCAAGGGAATACAAAATAATATAGTTCAAGAAACACATACTCAATCATAAGAACACGGTGAAAGGTAGCATGAACTCCAGGTCCCATACCAATAGGATACGCGGAAGTACTGATAGCACCACGAATCCTCACCTGAGTGGTCAAAATAATGCAATGAGACACCAAATTTCATGTTGGAATCATAATTAGAAAGATGTCTTGAGAAGTTAAGGAACAGGCAATTACCATGTGGTGGTCTTCATGGACGTGAATGCAAATGCTATTCTGTACCCTTTGATGAATATTGCCGCTAATTTGATGGTTTGAATGTGTTTCATCATCAATAGAATTGTGATTGAAACTATGCACATCCACTACATTTCCATGTAGTGATATTAAATTTCCCTCAGGCAATCTGCATTTGAGATCAGGTGCCCCAAAATGACGCCGTGGCGCTTCCATCATGGTTTGGATGCATGTCGATACGCTAACAGCCTCTCCTAATGTCTCAAAGGACCTAATCAACCCGTCCAGTGCTTTTGTGTCTTCCTTGAAAAGATCGTTTTCAACAGAGAGATGTAGATGCACATCGGAAAGAGTCTCAAGTATTTGTTTGTGAGATCTCTGGAACAATGGCTGGCCTTGAGGAGAAGTTTGGAAAGGCACCTCATCATCCCTGATAGAAGAAAATTTCCCAAAAGGAACCTCATCATTCCTAACAGGAGAAACTTCCGACAAGGAGTCTTGAGCTGGCTCATTTTGTTCTATAACTTCTCCAGATGTGAATGTAAGACTCCAAACAGGTGTTTGAGAAGTGACAAGAGCTTTACCATGAACAACTTCCTTAGCATACTTCATGATATAATAGACACCAATTTGTAGCAACTGAACATAGATTAGGGCATGCATTTTAGTGACCAAAAGACTCATTATGATGCTTGAAAGAAACAAGAAATAGTCACAAAGTTTTCTAACAATATCATATGCTTGAGTCATTTTGATAGGAGATGAATAGGAGAAAAAATACAACCCACCTGATACTTACTAAAGCTCTCGGACTTGAATTCCAGAAGAACCTTCTGGCCGCTTGCTTTGTCAACCACATTGTAATTTCTGTTTGGACAAACCAAGATGCCTGGTACAAGCAACCTTTTCTCATTGATACTTCTAACAGCTAGTGAGCATGGAATTTCTACACGTGAACTGAAGCAATCAGTAGGAAGTTTATACAGTCCATTGCCAACAGCTCCTAAATTATCCTTGGAACTGCAAGGCAATGCTCCATTTGATCCAGGAGCAATTTTCAGTCTCTTGAAAGATAGTTCTTCTGGACAATTTTTTCTGTCAGTGCATTCTAAATGTGATTTGAGCTTGTATCTGGAATATTCGTTCAGTTGAGTATCTCCATTTTCCCCAGGGAGAAACAAATTATAAGGAAAGATGATGGCCTCAGCAAATGAGCTTGGCCTGTCTGAAATAATTGGATCATCTTCAAACTGTAATGGCACATAAATTAGAAATTAAGGGCAAGTTTGGATACATGAAATCCATGTGGAAATGGAAATTGTTTTCCATTGACAAGACAGTTGGGCTATTTGGATAAGTGGATGCACACAGGAACCGTTACTCTTATCCATGGCTAGAATTCTCTAGCACAAAAAGGTGCTTGTTGTCTAACGAATTTGACGATTCCGCTTGCTATCCAAACAGGCACCCTATTTTTGGAATCCTATTTTATAGGTAATCATTACACTATCCATGGAATCCAAACAGAATCCACGTATCCAAATGCTCCCTAAAtaaaatgaactcgaggaaatacAATAATGATACTGAACATTGTGGAATTATAGGGTACCAAACATCAGCATAAGGGTTGTCCACTGAGGCATCTTATGGGCCCCAAAGAGGATGGGAGATGCCCCAAAATTTTCCCAAagtggatgatcctaacccttcaatctttcACCTATATTCCATTGAAAGAAGACTGTTTGCTGTATTCTTTACTTAAACAGCTCTCAGTAACCCAttatcaaaggttaggatcttccaatctggggacTTTGGGGCATTCTTGATCCAGGTGGAGCCTAACAGGTCAACCACCTGTGCTGGGATCACCATAATGGGTTCAATGTGCATGGGATCTTGTGCCTCATCTAACTTGACATTTTCTTAGACTCAATACCTGATAACTCCTATTCAGCAGTTACACATATCAAGTAGAACATACATTCCAGATAGCAGGAAACTTGTGTGTCACCAGCAGCAATAGAAATGTTCCACCTTTGTCTGCCTTGAAATCATCTCTACAATCCTTACAAGGAGGAAGACACCAAGGAATGTTGAGGCATGTTGCATTCCTCAGATAAAAGTGGACGTAAATTGTCAGCTGATTTAGCTCTCTCTTGCACGGGACACAGGAAAAGATGCTTTTGCATGAAAATGACTCATTCTTAGGCACTTCTAAAGGACCTGCCTGTGCAGGTAAGCCTTCTAGAAAAATTCTGTAGTCTTTAACCTGGAAATGCAATGGAAGGTATAAGAAACTTTGAAGGCTTAAAGACCAAGTGCATGCATGCTAAAAGCATGTCCAACGCTAAACATGATAAAACAGCTCACTTTCCATGGTCTGCTCAGCAGCACTGTATGAGCAGAACAGAAGAATGCCTACCACAACAGATTCAAGTAAatgccacaacaatcataaaaaCTAGCATTCACTTGACAGATTAGGCACGTTTGGTTGCAGCCCTAAATTCATTTTTCAACAACACTCTCCCAACAAGGTGCTAGAGCCATCGTAAACTAATTATGGTGTCTGCACCTGTTGAAGCCAAGTCCAGTTAAATTTGAATGGATTCCTATGACCCACCTGAAGATCATACAGATTATTTGAAGTGTATGTACTGCCCCACCCAGATGGTCATAATGGACAGTTTGGGCCTTCTCACAAACAGCATCCATAATCCATTGGCACATGTGAAGGCTTGTGCAATTTCAGGTTGCTTCCAACTCATATTTCAGGAAAACAGGGTGGTAGATGTTTTCCTCTACGTCTACCTGAACAAGAGACCAAAGGGTGAAATAAAACAAATGAAAATGCCCCAGCAACCAAAAGGCGGTAATACATGAATTCCTGATTATTCATAGTTATTACACGCAGGGGTATAATCATGCCAGTGGGAGTTTTGCTctctcattgccagtcccaagcccggataaaggagagttgtgtcaggttggcagtCAGAGTTAAAATTGTGCCACAGCTTTTTTCTCATGAATCCTGACAATTTGACGTTGTGATAGAGTTGAATGGCGGAACACAAttcgtgtagctgaccccaattagttgggataaagctaagatgatgatgatgacgatgatgatgattacATGCAGGGGGGTGTCGCAAAGGTTTGAGTTTAAGATGGAATACGACCACAAAGAAAGGTCACCATGAAAGGAACAATAAAATCTTCAAAGACACAAACCTAAAAGATCATCATACAATAACAGCCAATCCAAACCAAAGATAACTTCTCAAAGTTCATAATAAAAGGAAAGTGCAGCACACCCATAAATGCGCGcacacaacaaaaaaataaaaaatagaggcATGCATATGGGAAActgtttatcctttttttttaattattgaagGTATGGGAAACTATTTATCTCAAAATTTTTACCAAATAATAAGAGCATAGGTTACCAATATTCATCTTTAAGTCAGACAAAATTGCAAAAGCAAAATCTGGCAAATCATATATCAAAAGGAAggacataaaaataataataacaataaagacAGACTGAAATAATATCCTTTACACATGCATTTTTTGCACCATTGTCACAACTGGCTTGGCAGAACACGTGTTCCTAGAGAAAATTCTATATGAGTAACATAAATAGTAGACTGAGCATTAGCCATCACCTCGTAGACATTATCAACATCATTTGATGACAAATCTGGTATCACAACATCAACGCTGCCAGTTGCATCAACCAACTGCAACCTCCCTGAACTTGgacaaatctgaatccacattaCATAAACCAAATAAGAACCCAAGGCAGACAATTTCCTATACTGTGAGCTTAAATTCCACAAACCGTGTGCATTTGTATAGTGCACAAGTGAGGCTGTACATGTGCTTGTGAATGTCCTTTCCCAACATCAACAACTGGTTTAGATGGATGGGTTcataacagcagcagcaacagcagcaacaaATACTAACCTTTAGAGTGCCCACCAAAACAATGCCATGGTCTTCACTTGAAATAATTTTCCTTATCAATCGGCGGTAAGATTTCCCTTCACATGACAGAAGGCTAACACGGTTATTCATCCCAACCGTTTCAGTATCAGTTTGTACTTCCAATAGGACAGTCCCCCACATGGCTTCACATTTGCTGATAAAACTAGACATGGGCACTGCCTGAAAGCATAACAAGATAAGCCAAAAGAACAATAAAATCAGATCATATTCTTCAGTAGTTGCACGGATTAATTCTGTCAAGATCATAGAAATAATGTTTCACAAAAGTCTGGACTGCACGAGTTTACAAGAAACTGAAGGCTTATTTGTTTATAGCAAGAACCTTCAGAAAGAACTCACAATCCATAGCTTACCAATTTCAGGGGACCAAAATCTGGTTCATTGCAAGAGCTGTTCAAGTCATGCTTACAGAATTCCATGAATATGCCCCGCTGCAAACAAAAGTTTGCCATAAGAAATGTAGGATATGGGCAGAGATAAATTTCAAGCAGAAAGGAAAGAATTTAGAAGCTGCTGCAGTTGAAAACATAATAGTTTTGCTGTCACTTAAAGCAACCACAAATTTACCAATTTACCCGTGGACCGTGGTCGAAAAGCACATATAGGTAAGCATGAACTAGCATATTTCTGTGCCAATCCTTCCTTCTGGCCACACCTTGCAAATACTCACTGTCAGATTAATGTGACTGTAAAAAGATGTTCAGATGCTTGCAAAATATTCAAATAGTAAAAAGGGTCAGGAAAAACCAACATAAACAAAGAAAATCTAACCAATGGAGGTAAGAATGGAAATGGGCCGGGTCTGGGCcctgcaaaatcaaaattttgaatggaGCCAGCCTGACGGCCCGGGCCCATTGCCCAGCCTAAATGCAAGTGGGCAAATGAGATGATAGGCAAGAAAATTACATGTTTTGATCCTAATATTTCCTTCTCAGAGAAGATCCCAGAAAACTTTTTCCTGAAACATGAGACGGTAAGCAATACCCTGAAATCCAACCAACAAGATGAACAGGTCAGTTGAGAGGCATATAAATCTATTCCAAAAAGAAATTATCAGCACTTAAACCTTTTCTTAGAATTTCCTACCAAAATCTTGCAGAAAAATTCAAGGAATCAATAAAGTTCCCCAACAGGCTGTGTGTCTGAGACCTCAAATGACACCTGTAACAAGAAACCATTAAACTGGTAAAACATATATTTACTAGAatagattaaaaataaattttaagcaAGAAAtttaattcagcagtgcttactgAGTTTCGAATGGCGAAAAGGACTTAACATCGATGCTGGTCTTAAAGCAGGCAGCCAGCAAAAGCATCTTGACCCAATAAAATTTGGGCTGTATGAAGTGAACATTACTCAAAGAAATCTGCAAGGCGTCAGATACTGAGAAATAACACCACAAACTGACGAAGGCTTTTACTCTGAAAGAGGAAATAAACAATGTTTGATAGAAACTGAACACCTTTctttgatctggaccattcatctggtggggcccatgctGAATCGATCATGACTCAGAAGTCAACCTTAACGAAAAATCTTATGTATACAAAACACTACTGGTGGATTTTTCTGTTTGATTGACACTTTGGCTAAACTGTTCATTTGGAGGCCAACAATCGGATTGTTAAGATAGTCCAACATAGGAGATttcttgtgtgtggcccatctataaTGGAGCCCACCAGACAAGTAATCCAGATCACCAaaagttggggcccacctttatagtTGCTAGACTGAAGTAAATTTGCCATTTTTGTTCATTGAGTGTTATATAAATGTAATTATAATCAAGCTTTGGATGGATTAAGGTCCTCAATGACAGACCTTAGCTACCCTCAGACATGATCAAAATGGGAAAGATGGAATTACTTACAAGAGCGCCGACCCTGAAGGAATGAGACAGAGCTAGCGTCCTATCCGAAAGCAAAAGCCACACCCTTCCATCTAACTCGACAGCCATCCCTTGAAAGTAGTATCCCGTGACGATGCCTGTGTAAGCACCCAATTCACCCCTTCCAGAAATTACCATTCGTGGAACCACCGCTGCTTCCGAGCACAACTGAGACAGATACAGTGCAGTTTTCTCCGTAGTCACAAACATTAAATACGACTCGTCCCCACCTACAAaaaccatcttcttcttcaatccaACAATTGAAACTGTACGGCCCAGAAGCTTACAAAGCAAAGGGTGCCAAACTGACGCAGACCCACAAAAGTACACGAAAACTCGCTTCGTGAAAGAATGACAAGCTTTCCCTCCGTGAACGGGCACTCCCTTACTACAGAGGGTGCATTCACAGACCGTCATCTCCGAGAGGAATCCTACCATGTTTGCACCACCAGTAGAACTTTGCCTGAGGTTGATTTGAAAATTTCGACTCTGGACTGTACAAGGAACAGCGGAAACTGAGCTGACCGAATTCAAAATACCGCGAATGTAGGAACAAGCACTCTGACGatcttctaaagaaaaagaaggcaACCAGACCAAAGGAAAGCTACGGTTAATCTCAGCCGTTGCTTCTAGAATGCCCCACCTGATTATCTCCAGCAATCCACCGTTGGTTTTGAAAGGAATGAAATTCCAAGCGAGGACGCGGATTCGCTTGCCAATGGCATTAAATTCCGTATCAAGGACAGAGCAGCAGATTGTAGATGAGCCGTCGGAGAAAGAAAGGCAACTGTGATTTGAATCGCAAGAGATCAGGGCCGTTGGATCTGCAGTGGCGGTGGGGAGATGAACGGTACCGATGATGATCGC contains:
- the LOC131228609 gene encoding CST complex subunit CTC1; translated protein: MEGVKILSISDLLQRSRPLTGTASLKTSPCISRDNPIPPISRASSPKTRKSQPTHDISKEKTSKPLESLKSPAIIIGTVHLPTATADPTALISCDSNHSCLSFSDGSSTICCSVLDTEFNAIGKRIRVLAWNFIPFKTNGGLLEIIRWGILEATAEINRSFPLVWLPSFSLEDRQSACSYIRGILNSVSSVSAVPCTVQSRNFQINLRQSSTGGANMVGFLSEMTVCECTLCSKGVPVHGGKACHSFTKRVFVYFCGSASVWHPLLCKLLGRTVSIVGLKKKMVFVGGDESYLMFVTTEKTALYLSQLCSEAAVVPRMVISGRGELGAYTGIVTGYYFQGMAVELDGRVWLLLSDRTLALSHSFRVGALISLSNVHFIQPKFYWVKMLLLAACFKTSIDVKSFSPFETQCHLRSQTHSLLGNFIDSLNFSARFWVLLTVSCFRKKFSGIFSEKEILGSKHKEGLAQKYASSCLPICAFRPRSTGKLRGIFMEFCKHDLNSSCNEPDFGPLKLAVPMSSFISKCEAMWGTVLLEVQTDTETVGMNNRVSLLSCEGKSYRRLIRKIISSEDHGIVLVGTLKICPSSGRLQLVDATGSVDVVIPDLSSNDVDNVYEVKDYRIFLEGLPAQAGPLEVPKNESFSCKSIFSCVPCKRELNQLTIYVHFYLRNATCLNIPWCLPPCKDCRDDFKADKGGTFLLLLVTHKFPAIWNFEDDPIISDRPSSFAEAIIFPYNLFLPGENGDTQLNEYSRYKLKSHLECTDRKNCPEELSFKRLKIAPGSNGALPCSSKDNLGAVGNGLYKLPTDCFSSRVEIPCSLAVRSINEKRLLVPGILVCPNRNYNVVDKASGQKVLLEFKSESFSKYQLLQIGVYYIMKYAKEVVHGKALVTSQTPVWSLTFTSGEVIEQNEPAQDSLSEVSPVRNDEVPFGKFSSIRDDEVPFQTSPQGQPLFQRSHKQILETLSDVHLHLSVENDLFKEDTKALDGLIRSFETLGEAVSVSTCIQTMMEAPRRHFGAPDLKCRLPEGNLISLHGNVVDVHSFNHNSIDDETHSNHQISGNIHQRVQNSICIHVHEDHHMVRIRGAISTSAYPIGMGPGVHATFHRVLMIETSRRRCELMLTSVSFIVINSAKEVVHRDGDRISPPPSNSDILNEDFSDIVSSSLISQLNQCLECSNPIRLRCRVVKVLFLVMEKDERPRSRKHLAVSIPLAGFVLDDGSSSCCCWADAERAATLLGLHETAVRVSNSSHRTFKRAGCWRTENTTYHLEKMLKKHHRITVKNYGAVPDSSCLDLSCSVSSNQVLSSSDESLLKFIILNTCCGPVLSVVGDMMDSNTIGRLDKELTEMQVTVQSMQNIWAREVGYMDPLAEARNTVQQLVIRFGNGYEKVGANT